A single window of Desulfovibrio sp. G11 DNA harbors:
- a CDS encoding GNAT family N-acetyltransferase, whose product MLAFATESFTELESEARPLTAAHWNEVEAPLHGQADYRLDTERYRHLETLNMLHVSAARTPNGTLAGYAAFTLVPCPHRPQTLLAALDGLYLAPQARGGFTALRLLRHAETALRQRGAGLVQYSSPASRPCDALYRRLGAHHTETVWHKEIR is encoded by the coding sequence ATGCTGGCATTTGCCACCGAATCCTTTACAGAACTGGAATCCGAGGCCCGGCCCCTCACCGCCGCGCACTGGAACGAGGTGGAAGCCCCCCTGCACGGCCAGGCCGACTATCGGCTTGACACAGAGCGCTACCGACATCTGGAAACACTGAACATGCTGCACGTCAGCGCCGCGCGCACACCAAACGGTACTCTGGCTGGCTATGCGGCCTTTACCCTTGTTCCCTGTCCGCACCGTCCGCAAACGCTTCTGGCCGCACTGGACGGCCTGTATCTGGCCCCGCAGGCACGTGGCGGCTTCACGGCCCTGCGCCTGCTGCGCCATGCCGAAACAGCGCTCAGGCAACGCGGCGCGGGCCTTGTGCAGTACAGCTCGCCCGCCTCGCGCCCCTGTGATGCCCTGTACCGGCGCCTGGGCGCGCACCATACCGAAACCGTCTGGCACAAGGAGATACGCTGA
- a CDS encoding bifunctional adenosylcobinamide kinase/adenosylcobinamide-phosphate guanylyltransferase, protein MAQRWAEAVAPQRLYLATCRAEDEEMNRRVARHQAMRGSGWQCLEEPLELAGAFDRIFADVAQAGAMVTGVRGGLPVCVSADMPAEVVGKVPGLGLSGVQLGIKSEMQPGMLSEMEHGARPEQEAAQQSAPKPGVLLLDCISLWIANLLACDLGQEDILCKVSALGERLAAPPLPVAVVSAETGLGLVPMSPLARTFNDVLGLANQELARACRHVVFVSCGLPLPLKGGLPEELC, encoded by the coding sequence ATGGCCCAGCGCTGGGCCGAGGCCGTGGCCCCGCAGCGGCTGTATCTTGCGACCTGCCGGGCGGAAGATGAAGAAATGAACCGGCGCGTGGCCCGGCATCAGGCCATGCGCGGGTCAGGCTGGCAGTGCCTTGAGGAACCGCTGGAGCTTGCGGGCGCTTTTGACCGCATTTTTGCGGATGTTGCGCAGGCGGGCGCGATGGTTACAGGTGTGCGTGGCGGCCTGCCCGTTTGTGTGTCCGCTGACATGCCTGCCGAAGTTGTGGGTAAAGTGCCTGGTCTTGGTCTGTCCGGCGTACAGCTTGGGATAAAGTCGGAAATGCAGCCCGGAATGCTGTCCGAAATGGAGCATGGCGCACGGCCTGAGCAGGAGGCTGCCCAGCAATCTGCTCCGAAGCCGGGCGTTCTCCTGCTGGACTGCATAAGTCTGTGGATTGCCAATCTGTTGGCCTGTGACCTGGGGCAGGAAGATATTTTATGCAAGGTGTCGGCCCTCGGCGAGCGGCTGGCAGCGCCTCCCCTGCCCGTGGCTGTGGTCAGCGCCGAAACGGGGCTGGGGCTTGTGCCCATGTCGCCTTTGGCGCGGACCTTCAATGACGTTCTAGGTCTGGCCAATCAGGAACTGGCGCGTGCCTGCCGTCATGTTGTTTTTGTCAGTTGCGGCCTGCCCCTGCCTCTCAAGGGGGGGCTGCCGGAGGAATTATGCTGA
- the truA gene encoding tRNA pseudouridine(38-40) synthase TruA produces the protein MRLKLLISYVGTGYSGWQIQEKPKPPPTVQGALEAALRTIAGKAVRVHGSGRTDSGVHAHGQVAHCDIPDTRAGLDWRHSLNAVLPRDIRVLDASPAAPDFHARKDALRKTYAYQFWQDRRFLPPHVRPYVWNCGMLDLDAMRDALPFLLGRHDFAGLRNAGTDVESTERTIMDARLDALAPCEYYPPHAPMLRLTITADGFLKQMVRNVAGLLAACGQGKIQPAQIPALLAARDRQAVPSVTAPPEGLALVSVKYPEP, from the coding sequence ATGCGCCTGAAACTTCTTATTTCCTACGTGGGCACTGGCTACAGCGGCTGGCAGATTCAGGAAAAACCCAAACCGCCGCCTACGGTGCAGGGCGCTCTTGAAGCCGCACTGCGTACCATTGCCGGTAAAGCCGTGCGCGTTCACGGTTCGGGCCGCACTGATTCCGGTGTGCATGCCCACGGCCAGGTGGCCCATTGCGACATCCCCGATACCCGGGCCGGGCTTGACTGGCGGCACAGCCTCAATGCCGTGCTGCCGCGCGATATCCGCGTACTGGACGCCTCCCCCGCTGCCCCGGACTTTCATGCCCGCAAAGACGCCCTGCGCAAAACCTATGCCTACCAGTTCTGGCAGGACCGCCGCTTTCTGCCGCCGCACGTGCGCCCGTATGTATGGAACTGCGGCATGCTGGACCTGGACGCCATGCGCGATGCCCTGCCCTTTCTTCTGGGCAGGCACGACTTCGCCGGCCTGCGTAATGCCGGTACGGATGTGGAGAGTACCGAACGTACCATTATGGACGCCCGCCTGGACGCACTGGCCCCCTGCGAATACTACCCCCCCCATGCCCCCATGCTGCGCCTTACCATTACGGCCGACGGCTTTCTGAAACAGATGGTACGCAATGTGGCCGGTCTGCTTGCCGCGTGCGGTCAAGGCAAAATACAGCCCGCGCAGATACCTGCGCTGCTTGCAGCCCGCGACCGCCAGGCAGTGCCTTCGGTAACGGCCCCACCCGAGGGGCTGGCGCTGGTGAGTGTGAAATATCCAGAGCCATAG
- a CDS encoding IS30 family transposase, whose translation MGYAHLAREERYYICQAVKSGTSLRAIAKAIGRSVSTVSRELARNTGARGYRYRQAHKRSQKRQTSKGKKRIGLEVWTYVEQCLHQDFSPEQISGVLKRKGFALSHEWIYQYILADKRRGGTLHSHLRCQRKRKRRYGKPDRRGQIKGRISIDTRPPIVDERSRLGDWEADTVEGSKGGPVLVTLAERKSRLFLFGKAPNKSASEVRRVIEGLLTPIKDFVQTITYDNGKEFSYHADVSATLEAQGFFAHPYHSWERGLNENSNGLLRQYFPKGVSLASVTQDEIIAAMCRLNWRPRKCLGFKTPYEVFLEDANTQGLGVAL comes from the coding sequence ATGGGCTATGCACACCTTGCCAGGGAAGAACGGTACTACATCTGCCAGGCAGTGAAAAGTGGAACGTCACTGAGGGCCATAGCCAAAGCGATAGGCCGTAGCGTCTCAACTGTAAGCCGCGAACTTGCGCGAAATACCGGGGCGCGTGGCTACCGCTACAGGCAGGCACACAAGCGCAGTCAGAAAAGGCAGACCAGTAAAGGGAAGAAGCGCATTGGCCTTGAGGTATGGACGTATGTTGAACAGTGTCTGCACCAGGACTTCAGTCCGGAGCAAATCTCTGGAGTTCTCAAACGCAAAGGTTTTGCCCTCAGTCATGAATGGATTTACCAGTACATTCTGGCGGACAAAAGGCGAGGAGGGACGCTGCACAGCCATTTGCGCTGCCAGCGCAAACGCAAACGACGATATGGCAAACCTGACAGACGAGGTCAAATCAAGGGGCGTATCAGCATAGACACACGGCCGCCTATTGTTGACGAGCGTTCGCGCCTTGGTGACTGGGAGGCTGATACCGTTGAAGGGAGTAAAGGAGGCCCCGTTTTGGTAACACTAGCAGAGCGTAAAAGCCGTCTTTTCCTGTTTGGCAAGGCTCCCAACAAAAGCGCCAGCGAAGTAAGGCGGGTCATTGAAGGACTCTTGACACCCATTAAGGACTTTGTTCAGACTATTACCTATGATAACGGCAAGGAGTTCAGCTACCATGCCGATGTGTCAGCTACACTCGAGGCTCAGGGATTTTTTGCGCACCCCTACCATTCGTGGGAGCGTGGCTTGAACGAGAACTCCAATGGCCTTCTACGCCAATACTTCCCCAAGGGGGTAAGCTTGGCATCGGTCACGCAAGATGAGATCATAGCGGCAATGTGCCGCTTGAACTGGCGGCCTAGAAAATGCCTTGGGTTTAAGACACCCTATGAAGTTTTTTTAGAAGACGCCAATACCCAAGGACTGGGTGTTGCACTTTGA
- a CDS encoding DUF4417 domain-containing protein — protein MAVSTSGVLRSKQDRDYFKQGLAVMIETLRPQTIVNYSRMPDDIFKPYRKNGPEPIELPYYAFSVRKEVA, from the coding sequence GTGGCAGTCAGCACCAGTGGAGTGCTGCGCAGCAAGCAGGACAGAGACTATTTCAAACAGGGCCTGGCCGTTATGATTGAAACGCTCCGGCCGCAAACCATCGTCAACTACAGCCGGATGCCGGATGATATTTTTAAACCCTATCGAAAGAACGGGCCGGAACCCATTGAACTGCCATATTACGCATTTTCTGTTCGTAAGGAGGTTGCGTAA
- the thiD gene encoding bifunctional hydroxymethylpyrimidine kinase/phosphomethylpyrimidine kinase yields the protein MQTPPNILTIAGSDSGGGAGIQADLKTIMALGGYGMSVIAALTAQNGQGVTGIHAPDPDFVALQLCTVLDGFPVAAAKTGMLFSAPIIKAIAPILRKRDFPLVVDPVSISQSGSVLLQEDAVKALVQEILPGCDLLTPNRPEAEMLTNMTIDNLDDAAAAGEKLLQMGARAVLIKGGHMESNVVVTDCLCMEGQAPKHLPQAKVETVNNHGTGCTLSAAIATGLGKGLPLQVAVTRAQEFLNLALRRSYSPGSGCGPVNHSAGLNLQGS from the coding sequence ATGCAGACTCCTCCCAATATCCTGACAATCGCCGGTTCCGATTCCGGCGGCGGCGCGGGCATTCAGGCCGACCTGAAAACCATTATGGCCTTGGGCGGCTACGGCATGAGTGTCATCGCCGCGCTCACTGCCCAGAACGGTCAGGGCGTCACGGGCATACACGCCCCGGACCCGGACTTTGTAGCCCTGCAGCTCTGCACCGTGCTTGACGGTTTTCCTGTAGCGGCCGCGAAAACAGGCATGCTGTTTTCAGCCCCCATCATCAAGGCCATTGCCCCCATACTGCGCAAGCGCGACTTTCCGCTTGTGGTAGACCCGGTTTCCATAAGCCAGAGCGGCAGCGTTCTTCTGCAGGAAGACGCGGTAAAAGCACTTGTACAGGAAATCCTGCCCGGCTGCGATCTGCTGACGCCCAACAGGCCCGAAGCGGAAATGCTCACCAACATGACCATTGATAATCTTGACGACGCGGCGGCGGCCGGTGAAAAACTGCTGCAAATGGGCGCACGGGCCGTTCTTATCAAGGGCGGTCATATGGAAAGCAATGTGGTTGTCACCGACTGCCTGTGCATGGAGGGACAAGCTCCCAAACACCTGCCGCAGGCCAAGGTAGAAACCGTCAACAACCACGGCACGGGCTGCACCCTTTCCGCCGCCATTGCCACCGGCCTTGGCAAGGGGCTGCCCCTGCAGGTGGCGGTAACCCGCGCACAGGAGTTTCTCAATCTTGCCCTGCGCCGCAGCTACAGCCCCGGCAGCGGATGCGGTCCTGTCAACCACTCGGCCGGGTTGAACCTTCAGGGCAGTTAA
- a CDS encoding MotE family protein — MTKQPPSATKLRLSKLFRWLAVLCFIKLAMLAMLLLDVPLPAWLDGRPSQLASNDPSQLPADAPSDADIMERLTALVAASQPKDNEGPTHSPVSSANTVPEPLPATPAVNHNPAQARGEAHGSAPQGSEAARLAAAARPRQRDTTPTTGRMLDADALPTPLVTAGVHPAGPAEIQIFTPDSTDSPAPLPAPLAQPGISAPRQDTMGVSANAADKNAATRHGWLESLGLAGLPVPALGSVQAAHAAALDMPVPQAPSSAPTSPFAPAEQAAPYSLPGAPDIPANIPRGQSTDGAPLPPRGASGSNSFGSASGSGAAGIPALPQSNQPGLPAVPPPAVRPVPSGTDPNLKAQELARQQQDILMLRQQMDQRLKDIQNAEQKMKDMIREARGIEDEKIRRLVLTYTQMKPKAAAKALESMDERVAVRILTGMSPKQSGDILTYVNPAKTAKLTEIITRMKLPE, encoded by the coding sequence ATGACGAAACAGCCACCCTCCGCTACAAAGCTCCGACTTTCTAAGCTGTTCCGCTGGCTGGCGGTGCTCTGCTTTATCAAGCTTGCCATGCTTGCCATGCTTCTGCTGGATGTGCCGTTGCCCGCATGGCTTGACGGCCGGCCCTCGCAGCTTGCCTCAAACGACCCGTCACAGCTGCCCGCTGATGCTCCTTCCGACGCCGACATAATGGAAAGGCTCACCGCTCTTGTGGCCGCCAGTCAGCCCAAAGACAATGAAGGTCCCACCCATTCCCCGGTCAGCAGTGCAAACACGGTCCCTGAGCCCCTCCCGGCAACCCCTGCCGTAAACCACAACCCGGCGCAGGCCCGTGGCGAAGCCCACGGCAGTGCCCCCCAGGGTTCGGAAGCCGCACGGCTGGCCGCAGCCGCACGCCCCAGACAAAGGGATACCACCCCGACCACAGGCCGCATGCTTGATGCCGACGCCCTGCCCACGCCGCTGGTCACTGCCGGAGTACATCCGGCCGGCCCCGCCGAGATCCAGATTTTTACCCCTGACAGCACGGACAGCCCCGCCCCTCTGCCCGCACCCCTTGCCCAGCCGGGCATCAGCGCTCCCCGCCAGGATACTATGGGGGTATCTGCCAATGCCGCGGATAAAAACGCCGCAACCCGTCATGGCTGGCTTGAATCCCTAGGCCTTGCCGGGCTGCCGGTCCCCGCGCTCGGCAGCGTGCAGGCCGCCCATGCGGCGGCACTGGATATGCCCGTGCCGCAAGCGCCGTCTTCTGCGCCGACCTCACCCTTTGCCCCGGCAGAGCAGGCCGCGCCCTACTCCTTGCCGGGAGCGCCCGACATTCCGGCCAATATTCCGCGCGGGCAAAGCACGGACGGCGCCCCCCTGCCCCCACGCGGCGCTTCCGGTTCCAACAGTTTCGGCTCCGCATCCGGCTCGGGTGCAGCGGGCATACCCGCCCTGCCCCAGAGCAACCAGCCGGGGCTGCCCGCCGTGCCGCCCCCGGCAGTCCGTCCGGTCCCCTCGGGGACGGATCCCAACCTCAAGGCGCAGGAACTTGCCCGGCAGCAGCAGGATATTCTCATGCTGCGCCAGCAGATGGACCAACGGCTCAAGGACATCCAGAACGCCGAACAAAAAATGAAAGACATGATCCGCGAAGCGCGCGGTATTGAAGACGAAAAAATCCGCCGTCTCGTGCTCACCTACACCCAGATGAAGCCCAAAGCCGCCGCCAAGGCGCTGGAAAGCATGGATGAGCGCGTGGCTGTGCGCATTCTGACGGGCATGTCCCCCAAGCAGTCCGGCGACATCCTCACCTACGTCAACCCGGCAAAAACCGCCAAACTGACGGAAATCATCACCCGCATGAAGCTGCCAGAATAA
- the fliJ gene encoding flagellar export protein FliJ gives MPFRFKMQKVLDYREQLEEEAKVNLAVQQARLAEARERLEQIRQELHQAEDGLMNAALMDAPERWLREQYVKGLRADAAHEAIQVRMLEQLAEEARQLLAARAIDKKLLEKLKERQKQHHVREEQLKEQRINDETATLRYKAPTF, from the coding sequence GTGCCATTTCGTTTCAAAATGCAAAAAGTTCTGGACTACCGGGAACAACTGGAAGAAGAAGCCAAGGTCAATCTGGCCGTTCAGCAGGCCCGGCTGGCCGAGGCACGCGAGCGTCTCGAGCAGATACGGCAGGAACTGCATCAGGCTGAAGACGGGCTTATGAACGCCGCCCTTATGGACGCGCCAGAACGCTGGCTGCGCGAGCAGTACGTCAAGGGGCTGCGGGCCGACGCCGCCCACGAAGCCATCCAGGTGCGCATGCTGGAACAGCTGGCCGAAGAGGCCCGCCAACTGCTTGCCGCGCGTGCCATAGACAAAAAACTGCTGGAAAAACTCAAGGAAAGGCAAAAGCAGCATCATGTTCGCGAGGAACAACTCAAGGAGCAACGCATCAATGACGAAACAGCCACCCTCCGCTACAAAGCTCCGACTTTCTAA
- the lon gene encoding endopeptidase La, with amino-acid sequence MTESVRGTGKLVELPVMPLREVVMFPRSIMPLFVGREASIKAIEAAQASYSKQIFLVAQLEPELEKPEAGDLAPVGVVSKVLQMLRLPDGTIKVLFEGMYRADWKDMHENEQCAVVRAARRGEAQSRPEEREALVRAVHEALEEFAKGNKKLSQESVLSMMALHEPGPLADSIIPNLKVDYRKKQQALEMDDVTERLELAYELLHGEVALATVEKRIKNRVKVQMERNQREYYLNEQIKAINKEMGRDDDPQAEVDEIEQKLKARDMPEEARQKALGEAKKLRSMPPSAAEYTVVRNYVDWILDLPWNDLKQVDINIEKARNILDGDHYGLEKPKERILEYLAVQKLSQGLKGPILCFVGPPGVGKTSLARSVAKATGRDFVRLSLGGVRDEAEIRGHRRTYVGALPGKIIQSLKRVKYNNPLFCLDEVDKMTSDYRGDPASALLEVLDPEQNHTFMDHYLDLEYDLSKIFFITTANSLHTIPVPLLDRMEIIELNSYLETEKRHIARHFLLPRQIEEHGLKESNIRVSDNAVLEIIRSYTREAGVRNLEREIAALCRKTAIKLVEEENLDKCVNISCQSLPSMLGVKKYRHDEREAEPQVGVCAGLAYNQRGGEILLVETTLMAGSGQVVTTGKLGEVMTESAKAALSYVRSRAEVLGLDPRFHRKVDIHVHVPSGATPKDGPSAGITLATSITSALLGIPVRNDVAMTGEISLRGRVLPIGGLREKLLAARRSGIKKVLMPRDNEKDLKEVPDEVLKDLEIVFVDHVDEVLPHALDAGVEEIFSGRATAQPICRILRPEKHGEEDKKQPAQ; translated from the coding sequence ATGACTGAATCCGTACGCGGTACTGGAAAACTTGTGGAACTGCCCGTCATGCCTCTGCGTGAGGTGGTCATGTTTCCGCGCTCCATCATGCCGCTTTTTGTGGGGCGTGAAGCCTCCATCAAGGCCATAGAGGCCGCTCAGGCCAGCTACAGCAAACAGATTTTTCTGGTGGCCCAGCTCGAGCCGGAACTGGAAAAACCCGAAGCCGGAGACCTGGCTCCCGTGGGTGTGGTCAGCAAGGTTCTGCAGATGCTGCGCCTGCCTGACGGCACCATAAAGGTGCTGTTTGAAGGCATGTATCGTGCCGATTGGAAAGATATGCACGAAAACGAGCAGTGCGCCGTTGTGCGCGCGGCCCGGCGCGGCGAGGCGCAAAGCCGCCCCGAGGAGCGCGAAGCTCTTGTGCGCGCAGTGCATGAGGCTCTGGAAGAGTTTGCCAAGGGCAACAAGAAGCTCTCGCAGGAATCTGTGCTTTCCATGATGGCGCTGCATGAGCCAGGCCCGCTGGCCGATTCCATTATCCCCAATCTCAAGGTGGACTACCGCAAAAAGCAGCAGGCCCTGGAGATGGACGACGTGACCGAGCGGCTGGAGCTGGCCTATGAGCTGCTTCACGGTGAGGTGGCGCTGGCCACGGTGGAAAAGCGCATTAAAAATCGTGTCAAGGTACAGATGGAGCGCAATCAGCGCGAGTATTACCTTAACGAGCAGATCAAGGCCATCAACAAGGAAATGGGGCGCGACGACGACCCCCAGGCCGAGGTGGACGAGATAGAGCAAAAGCTCAAGGCGCGCGACATGCCCGAAGAAGCGCGCCAGAAAGCCCTTGGCGAAGCCAAAAAACTGCGCAGCATGCCGCCTTCGGCTGCCGAATATACGGTTGTGCGCAACTATGTGGACTGGATTCTCGATCTGCCGTGGAATGACCTCAAGCAGGTTGATATCAATATCGAAAAGGCCCGCAATATTCTGGACGGCGACCACTATGGTCTTGAAAAGCCCAAAGAGCGCATCCTTGAATACCTGGCAGTGCAAAAGCTTTCCCAGGGGCTGAAGGGGCCGATTCTCTGTTTTGTGGGGCCTCCGGGCGTGGGCAAAACGTCTCTGGCGCGGTCTGTGGCCAAGGCCACAGGGCGGGATTTCGTGCGTCTGTCACTCGGCGGCGTACGCGATGAGGCCGAAATTCGCGGCCACCGCCGTACCTATGTGGGCGCGCTGCCGGGCAAGATCATCCAGTCTCTCAAGCGGGTGAAATACAACAATCCGCTCTTCTGCCTGGATGAAGTGGACAAGATGACATCCGACTACCGGGGCGACCCGGCATCGGCCCTGCTGGAAGTGTTGGATCCGGAACAGAACCATACCTTTATGGACCATTATCTGGACCTGGAATATGACCTGTCCAAGATATTCTTTATCACCACGGCCAACTCGCTGCACACCATTCCCGTGCCTTTGCTGGACCGCATGGAGATAATAGAGCTGAACAGCTACCTTGAAACAGAAAAGCGCCATATCGCGCGACACTTTCTGCTGCCCCGCCAGATAGAAGAGCACGGACTCAAGGAGAGCAACATCCGGGTTTCGGATAATGCCGTTCTTGAGATCATCCGTTCCTATACCCGCGAGGCGGGCGTGCGTAACCTTGAGCGCGAAATTGCGGCCCTGTGCCGTAAAACAGCCATCAAGCTGGTGGAAGAGGAAAATCTGGACAAATGCGTGAACATCTCGTGCCAGAGTCTGCCCTCCATGCTTGGCGTCAAAAAATACCGGCATGACGAGCGCGAGGCTGAGCCGCAGGTGGGCGTGTGCGCCGGGCTTGCCTACAATCAGCGCGGCGGCGAAATTCTGCTGGTGGAAACAACGCTCATGGCCGGTTCTGGTCAGGTGGTGACCACTGGCAAACTTGGTGAGGTCATGACTGAATCGGCCAAGGCCGCGCTTTCCTATGTGCGCTCGCGGGCCGAGGTGCTGGGGCTTGACCCGCGCTTCCACCGCAAGGTGGATATTCATGTGCATGTACCCTCCGGAGCCACGCCCAAGGACGGTCCCTCGGCAGGCATTACCCTTGCCACGTCAATTACCTCGGCCTTGCTGGGCATTCCGGTTCGCAACGATGTGGCCATGACGGGCGAGATATCCTTGCGGGGCCGTGTGCTGCCCATTGGCGGCCTGCGCGAGAAACTGCTGGCCGCGCGGCGCAGCGGCATCAAAAAAGTGCTTATGCCTCGCGACAATGAAAAAGACCTCAAGGAAGTGCCGGACGAGGTGCTGAAAGACCTTGAAATTGTTTTTGTGGATCATGTGGATGAAGTGTTGCCCCATGCCCTGGATGCCGGTGTGGAGGAAATATTCTCCGGCCGGGCTACGGCGCAGCCCATCTGCCGTATCCTGCGGCCCGAAAAGCATGGCGAAGAAGACAAAAAACAGCCTGCCCAATAA